In Astatotilapia calliptera chromosome 20, fAstCal1.2, whole genome shotgun sequence, one genomic interval encodes:
- the LOC113013727 gene encoding ficolin-2-like — MVISGLDIVSALTSQQKSELRVDMRDFLGKEVFARYSSFKVDAECDGYKLTIAGFNNGGAGDGLTYHNGMKFSTFDKDQDGSSGSCAQTFLGAFWYNNCHHVNPNGIYRWGAMSTYGATGMEWYPWKGSGYSMKAMSMKFRLVQ, encoded by the exons atggtcatctcag gtcTTGACATCGTCAGTGCCCTGACATCCCAGCAAAAATCTGAGCTGCGGGTCGACATGAGGGATTTTCTGGGAAAGGAAGTGTTTGCTCGTTACTCTTCATTCAAGGTTGATGCTGAATGTGACGGATACAAACTGACTATTGCTGGATTCAATAATGGAGGGGCAG GGGATGGTCTGACTTACCACAATGGAATGAAGTTCTCCACCTTTGACAAAGATCAGGATGGGTCTTCCGGTAGCTGTGCCCAAACATTCCTGGGGGCATTTTGGTACAACAACTGTCACCATGTAAACCCTAATGGTATTTATCGCTGGGGAGCTATGAGCACTTATGGTGCAACTGGAATGGAGTGGTACCCATGGAAGGGTTCGGGCTACTCCATGAAGGCCATGAGCATGAAGTTTCGTCTCGTGCAGTAA